A genomic window from Chitinophaga pollutisoli includes:
- the secG gene encoding preprotein translocase subunit SecG, protein MLIFFGILIVIACILLGFFVLVQNPKGGGLAGNLGGFGNQVMGVRQTTDVLEKGTWVLAAVIAVLCLTSTMFTGSTSGGNNMPQSASERAQGAAPAPSSTPLPGAAQQQQAAPVQQPADSGK, encoded by the coding sequence ATGTTGATTTTCTTTGGAATATTGATTGTGATTGCCTGTATTCTGCTCGGCTTTTTCGTGCTGGTACAAAACCCCAAAGGCGGCGGCCTCGCCGGTAACCTCGGCGGTTTTGGCAACCAGGTGATGGGCGTTCGCCAAACGACTGACGTGCTGGAAAAAGGCACCTGGGTACTGGCGGCCGTGATTGCCGTGCTGTGCCTTACCTCTACCATGTTCACCGGTTCTACCTCCGGCGGTAACAACATGCCGCAGAGCGCCAGCGAACGCGCCCAGGGCGCCGCTCCCGCTCCCAGCAGCACTCCGCTCCCCGGCGCAGCGCAACAACAACAGGCAGCTCCTGTTCAGCAGCCCGCTGATTCCGGTAAATAA
- a CDS encoding TraB/GumN family protein translates to MIKKTLAFVSLLLMMLPAMAQKSLLYKISGNGLPQPSYVFGTIHMICPQDFNFPDKLAKVVRAANVIYLEMDMDDPSLMLNMAMMMQDKTPGYSLENAFSKEDYRLLQQFMNDSLSMDIENFKKMKPMVLMSLLATRLLPCKKSESYEMKLVEMAKQNNKPVEGLETIEDQMAIFDNIADTTEASSIMEYVKNMAKQRDIMNRLMASYKKQDVNALYNLVLETAETESDREEILDKRNRNWIPIMEKAMKRNLALFAVGAGHLGGDQGVLSLLKKKGYKVEPVIN, encoded by the coding sequence ATGATCAAAAAGACCCTTGCCTTCGTATCCCTGCTCCTCATGATGCTACCCGCCATGGCGCAAAAGTCGCTGCTTTACAAAATCTCCGGCAACGGGTTGCCGCAGCCATCATATGTGTTCGGGACCATTCACATGATCTGTCCGCAGGACTTTAACTTCCCCGACAAGCTCGCAAAAGTGGTGCGGGCCGCTAATGTAATTTATCTCGAAATGGATATGGACGATCCGTCCCTGATGCTGAACATGGCGATGATGATGCAGGACAAAACACCGGGTTATTCGCTGGAAAATGCATTCTCCAAGGAAGATTACCGCCTGTTGCAGCAATTCATGAACGACAGCCTGAGCATGGATATCGAAAATTTCAAAAAGATGAAGCCGATGGTACTGATGAGCCTGCTGGCCACCAGGCTGCTGCCCTGTAAAAAGAGCGAATCGTATGAAATGAAACTGGTGGAAATGGCCAAACAAAATAATAAGCCGGTAGAAGGACTGGAAACAATCGAGGATCAGATGGCGATTTTTGATAATATCGCCGATACGACGGAAGCGAGCTCTATAATGGAATATGTAAAGAATATGGCGAAGCAGCGGGATATTATGAACCGGTTGATGGCATCCTATAAAAAGCAGGATGTGAACGCATTATACAACCTGGTGCTGGAAACGGCGGAAACGGAGTCCGACCGCGAAGAGATCCTGGACAAGCGCAACCGCAACTGGATCCCTATTATGGAAAAAGCGATGAAGAGAAACCTGGCGCTTTTTGCCGTAGGCGCTGGCCATCTCGGGGGCGACCAGGGAGTGCTGTCGTTATTGAAGAAGAAGGGGTACAAAGTGGAACCTGTAATCAACTAA
- a CDS encoding M14 family metallopeptidase: MKSAVLSFFFSVCMLAANAQQSPAEFLGYQLGAKFTPHYKVVDYFRKIAEGNAMMRFETYGQTYEGRPLVLAILSSPANIARLEAIRSGNLALLNGGSAQNQPVIIWLSYNVHGNEAVSTEAAMRTAHTLLTSRKSLLDNAVVIIDPCLNPDGRDRYVNFYNSIHARIPDATPYAREHAEPWPGGRPNHYYFDLNRDWAWQSQVESRQRVLQYNRWMPQVHVDFHEQGVDAPYYFAPAAEPLHDAVTEWQRAFQTQIGKHNATYFDANGWLYFTKEQFDLFYPSYGDTYPTYNGAIGMTYEQGGSGRAGLAIVNREGDTLRLKDRLDHHFTTGIATVEASVAQAGKLVEEFGKFFRDARQQPSGDYKTYVVKSGGNTEKLMSLAETLRRNDISFGFATGNSSGNGFNYFTGKSENFAIEKGDLVVSAYQPRSTMVRVLFEPVSRLTDSVTYDITAWAMPYAYGLPAYAVKARLQPAVADTLEKSAAPPAEGATYAYLAAWNSTKDVKFLAALLNRNLRVRYAEAPFTIGGKVHPAGTLIITKSGNTSLESIPVLAARMGVSVTRVPTGFVDKGADFGSDKIRFIRKPKVGLLAGDGISSLGMGEIWHYFEEQIEYPLTVLPATALPGSAWKDLDVLILPDGRYDMLKDKAVAARLKDWVSAGGRLIVMEDAVAQLAEGEWGYEMKKEKEEVKDEEDEAPKEPYKNLKPYANRERESVSGFIPGAIYKVHLDKTHPLAFGYPEYYYTLKQNDQLLAFFKDDGWNVGALKQDDYLTGFVGAAARERLRDGLVFGVKEIGNGEIILMTDNPLFRSFWENGKLLFGNAVFIVGQ; the protein is encoded by the coding sequence ATGAAGTCTGCCGTCCTGTCTTTTTTCTTTTCCGTTTGCATGCTGGCCGCAAATGCTCAGCAGTCCCCCGCCGAATTTCTCGGGTACCAGCTGGGAGCAAAGTTTACGCCCCATTATAAAGTCGTGGATTACTTCCGCAAAATCGCCGAAGGCAATGCTATGATGCGCTTCGAGACCTACGGCCAAACGTACGAAGGCCGGCCGCTGGTGCTCGCCATCCTTTCTTCCCCCGCCAACATCGCCCGCCTCGAAGCGATCCGCAGCGGCAACCTGGCCTTGCTGAACGGAGGGAGCGCCCAAAATCAACCTGTCATCATCTGGCTGAGCTATAACGTACACGGCAACGAAGCAGTTTCCACCGAAGCCGCCATGCGCACGGCGCATACGCTGCTCACCAGCCGCAAATCGCTGCTGGACAATGCGGTGGTCATCATCGATCCCTGTCTGAACCCCGATGGCCGCGACCGCTACGTGAATTTCTATAATTCCATCCACGCCCGCATCCCGGACGCCACGCCCTACGCCCGCGAACATGCGGAGCCCTGGCCCGGTGGCCGTCCCAACCACTACTATTTCGATCTGAACCGCGATTGGGCCTGGCAATCGCAGGTGGAATCCCGTCAACGCGTGCTCCAGTATAACCGCTGGATGCCGCAGGTACATGTGGATTTTCATGAACAGGGGGTAGACGCACCGTATTATTTCGCGCCAGCCGCGGAACCCCTGCACGACGCCGTTACCGAATGGCAGCGCGCCTTCCAGACGCAAATCGGGAAACATAACGCCACTTACTTCGACGCCAACGGCTGGCTCTACTTCACCAAAGAACAGTTCGATCTCTTTTACCCGAGCTACGGCGATACCTATCCCACTTACAATGGCGCCATCGGGATGACTTACGAGCAGGGCGGCAGCGGCCGCGCGGGCCTCGCCATCGTGAACCGGGAAGGGGATACGCTGCGGCTGAAAGACCGGCTCGATCATCACTTCACTACCGGCATCGCCACCGTGGAAGCTTCCGTGGCGCAAGCCGGCAAACTGGTGGAGGAATTTGGCAAGTTCTTCCGCGACGCGCGCCAGCAGCCGTCCGGCGATTATAAAACTTACGTCGTGAAAAGCGGCGGTAATACGGAAAAGCTCATGTCGCTCGCCGAAACGCTGCGCCGCAACGATATTTCCTTCGGCTTCGCGACAGGCAATTCCTCCGGAAACGGCTTCAATTATTTTACCGGTAAATCAGAGAATTTCGCGATAGAAAAAGGTGACCTGGTGGTGAGCGCTTACCAGCCGCGGTCAACCATGGTGCGCGTACTTTTCGAACCGGTTTCCCGGTTAACCGACAGCGTGACTTACGACATTACCGCCTGGGCGATGCCCTACGCCTATGGCCTTCCGGCGTATGCCGTAAAAGCGCGGCTGCAGCCCGCTGTAGCCGACACGTTGGAGAAGTCGGCAGCGCCTCCGGCCGAAGGGGCCACTTACGCATATCTCGCCGCCTGGAACAGCACCAAAGACGTGAAGTTCCTTGCCGCACTCCTCAACCGAAACCTGCGGGTACGCTATGCGGAAGCGCCTTTTACGATCGGTGGAAAAGTACATCCCGCCGGCACGCTCATCATCACCAAATCCGGAAATACTTCGCTGGAATCCATCCCGGTGCTCGCAGCGCGTATGGGTGTGAGCGTTACCCGTGTGCCAACTGGTTTTGTGGACAAAGGCGCGGACTTCGGTTCGGATAAAATCCGTTTCATCCGCAAACCGAAAGTTGGCCTGCTCGCCGGGGATGGCATTTCGTCGCTGGGTATGGGCGAAATCTGGCATTACTTCGAAGAACAGATTGAATACCCGCTCACGGTATTGCCCGCCACCGCGCTGCCGGGTTCGGCGTGGAAAGACCTTGATGTGCTCATCCTGCCGGACGGCCGGTACGATATGCTGAAAGACAAAGCGGTGGCCGCCCGGCTGAAAGACTGGGTTTCCGCCGGCGGCCGGTTAATCGTTATGGAAGATGCCGTGGCGCAACTGGCGGAAGGGGAGTGGGGATATGAAATGAAGAAGGAAAAGGAAGAAGTGAAAGACGAGGAAGACGAAGCCCCCAAAGAACCATACAAAAACCTGAAACCTTATGCTAACCGGGAGCGCGAAAGCGTGTCGGGCTTCATTCCCGGCGCGATCTACAAAGTGCACCTGGATAAAACGCACCCGCTGGCATTCGGATACCCGGAATATTATTACACCCTAAAGCAGAACGACCAGCTACTGGCATTTTTCAAAGACGACGGATGGAATGTGGGCGCCCTCAAACAGGACGACTACCTGACCGGGTTTGTGGGCGCCGCTGCCCGGGAGCGCCTCCGCGACGGCCTCGTGTTTGGTGTTAAGGAAATCGGCAACGGCGAAATCATCCTCATGACCGACAACCCGCTTTTCCGCAGCTTCTGGGAAAACGGGAAGCTGCTGTTCGGCAACGCCGTGTTCATCGTGGGTCAATAA
- the mltG gene encoding endolytic transglycosylase MltG → MRNKTNKNTSPWVRRIAIIGACLIAGALVIAAYLLMGPNTRSFGDKKYFYVPTGSRYDDVLKGLSDQEIISSTSTFNLVARQLGYPSRVKAGRYEIKKGMSNLEIVRILRSGKQSPVKLVINKLRLKNDFIRLVSNNLEADSAAMRAILEDPVYLRQFGLDTTTVMAAVMPNTYEFYWNTSAAKVFDKISDAYETFWNDTRKQKAAALNLTPVQVTVLASIVEEETNRNDEKPVIASVYLNRMKKGMRLGADPTVKFALQNFALRRIYNTHLEFDSPYNTYRYYGLPPGPICTPSAKSIDAVLTPAETDYLFFAARPDGSGYHSFAVTFKEHLENARAYQKGLNARGIK, encoded by the coding sequence ATGCGTAACAAGACTAACAAAAACACCTCGCCCTGGGTGCGCCGCATCGCCATCATCGGCGCCTGCCTCATCGCCGGCGCCCTCGTGATCGCCGCATACCTTCTGATGGGGCCCAACACCCGCTCCTTCGGCGATAAAAAATACTTCTATGTGCCCACCGGCAGCCGGTACGACGACGTGCTCAAGGGCCTCTCGGACCAGGAAATTATCTCTTCCACATCCACCTTCAACCTCGTAGCCCGCCAGCTCGGCTACCCTTCCCGCGTAAAAGCCGGCCGCTACGAGATCAAGAAAGGCATGAGCAACCTCGAAATCGTGCGCATCCTGCGCAGCGGCAAACAATCGCCTGTAAAACTGGTGATCAACAAGCTCCGCCTCAAAAACGACTTCATCCGCCTCGTGTCCAACAACCTCGAAGCCGATTCCGCCGCCATGCGCGCCATCCTGGAAGACCCGGTCTACCTCCGCCAGTTCGGGCTCGACACCACCACCGTCATGGCCGCCGTTATGCCCAACACCTACGAGTTCTACTGGAACACCTCCGCTGCCAAGGTTTTCGATAAGATATCCGATGCGTACGAAACCTTCTGGAACGATACCCGCAAACAAAAAGCCGCCGCCCTCAACCTCACGCCCGTGCAGGTAACCGTGCTCGCCTCCATCGTGGAAGAAGAAACCAACCGCAACGACGAGAAGCCCGTCATCGCCAGCGTATACCTGAATCGCATGAAAAAAGGCATGCGCCTCGGAGCCGATCCTACCGTGAAATTCGCACTACAGAACTTCGCCCTCCGCCGCATCTACAACACGCACCTCGAATTCGATTCTCCGTATAACACCTACCGTTACTACGGCCTGCCGCCCGGCCCCATCTGCACCCCATCCGCCAAATCGATCGACGCGGTGCTGACGCCGGCCGAAACGGATTACCTGTTTTTCGCCGCAAGGCCCGATGGCAGCGGGTATCACTCTTTCGCCGTTACCTTCAAAGAACACCTGGAAAATGCCCGGGCGTATCAAAAGGGGCTCAACGCCAGAGGCATCAAATAA
- a CDS encoding sigma-54 dependent transcriptional regulator, with translation MDNIQSIKNRFGIIGNSASLNYALQVAAQVANTDLTVLISGESGVGKEVFSQIIHALSARKHNPFIAVNCGAIPEGTIDSELFGHEKGSFTGAVDSRKGYFETVNGGTIFLDEIGEMPLGTQARLLRVLETGEYIRVGSSKVQKTDVRVIAATNRDLLERTQQGKFREDLYYRLNTVPIRVPSLRDRKEDIPMLFRKFCVDFAEKYKTTSIQLNDEARDVLVNYPWPGNVRELKNIAEQISVLAPEKLVNATDLRNFLPEQPAVNRLPMLAPGGHAQGNGDFSNERDILYKLFFDMKKDVTELKKMFFEVMQNPNLAHTTYADSGVLAGFHQPAEAPVVSAPGIISAPANQQPIILKDNTIDHHEEVEETLSIADKEKELIEKALRKHKGKRKDAALDLGISERTLYRKLKEYNIHE, from the coding sequence ATGGACAATATTCAAAGCATAAAGAACCGCTTCGGCATCATCGGCAATTCCGCATCGCTCAATTACGCGTTGCAGGTGGCCGCGCAGGTCGCCAATACCGATCTCACGGTGCTGATCTCCGGCGAAAGCGGTGTGGGCAAGGAAGTATTTTCCCAGATCATCCATGCGTTAAGCGCCCGCAAGCACAATCCTTTCATCGCCGTAAACTGCGGCGCCATCCCGGAAGGCACGATCGATTCGGAGCTGTTCGGGCATGAGAAGGGATCGTTTACCGGGGCGGTCGACAGCCGCAAGGGTTATTTCGAAACTGTCAACGGCGGCACCATTTTCCTCGACGAGATCGGGGAAATGCCCCTGGGCACGCAGGCACGGCTGCTGCGCGTACTGGAAACCGGCGAATACATCCGCGTGGGCTCTTCCAAAGTGCAGAAAACCGACGTGCGCGTGATCGCCGCCACCAACCGCGACCTGCTCGAACGCACCCAGCAGGGCAAGTTCCGCGAGGATCTGTATTACCGGCTTAACACCGTTCCTATCCGCGTGCCTTCGCTACGCGACAGGAAAGAAGATATTCCCATGCTTTTCCGCAAGTTCTGCGTGGATTTCGCGGAGAAATACAAAACGACATCCATCCAGCTGAACGACGAAGCACGGGACGTGCTCGTGAACTATCCCTGGCCCGGCAACGTGCGGGAATTGAAGAACATTGCGGAGCAGATCTCCGTGCTGGCGCCGGAAAAGCTGGTGAACGCCACGGACCTGCGGAACTTCCTCCCGGAGCAACCGGCCGTCAACCGTTTACCGATGCTCGCCCCGGGCGGCCATGCGCAGGGTAACGGGGATTTCTCGAACGAAAGGGACATCCTGTACAAGCTTTTCTTCGATATGAAGAAAGACGTAACCGAACTGAAAAAGATGTTTTTCGAAGTGATGCAGAATCCCAATCTCGCGCATACGACCTATGCGGATTCCGGCGTGCTGGCCGGCTTCCATCAGCCGGCGGAAGCGCCGGTGGTATCTGCGCCCGGCATCATCTCGGCGCCGGCCAACCAGCAACCGATCATCCTGAAAGACAATACCATCGATCACCACGAAGAAGTCGAAGAAACTTTATCGATCGCGGATAAGGAAAAGGAACTGATCGAGAAAGCGTTGCGCAAGCACAAGGGGAAAAGGAAAGACGCCGCGCTTGACCTCGGCATTTCGGAACGCACCCTGTACCGTAAACTGAAGGAATACAACATCCATGAATAA
- a CDS encoding YihY/virulence factor BrkB family protein encodes MIDVEKLILESRPVQWLTHKSKSLVLPGFEGAPLYDVIVFFLKETAKESLVERAAAISFNFLLAIPPFFIFLFTLVPFIPLQNVEPTLYDLAQTITPNYNSYIIVRDMIHDFLYTQRNTLLSFAFILSFYYSSNGIMGMLRSFDKLLPGFHQRTWWQTRLTALKLTVFLVFLLLATVVLIIMQGTLLKSILEYIGIQDTYSQFLLQVVRWTLIVLLFFAIISVIYKFGPAVQKKWKYISAGSTFATIAMIAVTLGFSYWVTNFARYNQIYGSIGTILVLMLVVYFNSFILLIGFELNTSISTLREIAEARNKKESPELQGLS; translated from the coding sequence ATGATCGACGTAGAAAAACTCATCCTCGAATCCCGGCCGGTTCAATGGCTGACGCATAAAAGCAAATCGCTGGTATTGCCGGGGTTCGAAGGCGCGCCCCTGTACGACGTCATCGTGTTTTTCCTCAAAGAAACAGCGAAAGAAAGCCTGGTGGAAAGGGCCGCGGCCATCTCGTTCAACTTCCTCCTGGCCATCCCCCCGTTCTTCATTTTCCTGTTCACGCTCGTACCTTTCATTCCGCTGCAAAACGTGGAGCCCACGCTGTACGACCTCGCGCAAACCATCACGCCCAATTACAACAGCTACATCATCGTGCGCGACATGATCCACGACTTCCTGTACACCCAGCGCAACACCCTGCTGTCGTTCGCCTTCATCCTCAGTTTCTACTATTCCAGCAACGGCATAATGGGCATGCTGCGCTCTTTCGACAAGCTGCTGCCCGGCTTCCACCAACGCACCTGGTGGCAAACCAGGCTTACCGCGCTGAAGCTCACCGTCTTCCTCGTTTTCCTCCTGCTGGCGACCGTAGTGCTCATTATCATGCAGGGCACCCTGCTGAAGAGCATCCTCGAATACATCGGGATCCAGGATACCTATTCGCAGTTCCTGCTCCAGGTAGTAAGGTGGACGCTCATCGTGTTATTATTCTTCGCCATCATTTCCGTTATTTATAAATTCGGGCCGGCCGTCCAGAAGAAATGGAAATACATTTCTGCGGGATCTACTTTCGCTACCATCGCCATGATTGCCGTAACACTTGGCTTCTCTTACTGGGTGACCAATTTCGCGCGATACAACCAGATTTATGGCTCTATCGGCACCATCCTCGTACTCATGCTCGTAGTCTATTTCAACTCCTTTATCCTGCTGATCGGATTCGAACTGAACACCAGTATCAGCACGTTACGGGAGATCGCGGAAGCGCGAAACAAGAAGGAATCTCCTGAGTTACAGGGACTTTCGTAA
- a CDS encoding thioredoxin family protein has protein sequence MKKHIFFLLLIAAAAVSFRLPGHIDIGAKLPKVDVKMKDISGKEVSMNDAKKANGLLVMFSCNTCPYVVRNQDRTRAICQFAQKNNVGVILINSNEAARTGGDSYEAMQTYARQQSYNWLYVVDKDNQVADAFNADRTPECYLFDKSGTLVYKGAIDDNPGNASGVKDKYLHAAIQAMVTGKPIPNPSTASVGCGIKRKM, from the coding sequence ATGAAAAAGCATATCTTTTTCCTCCTGCTGATCGCGGCCGCCGCCGTTTCGTTCCGGCTGCCGGGTCATATCGACATCGGGGCGAAACTGCCGAAAGTAGATGTCAAAATGAAAGATATTTCCGGCAAGGAAGTGTCGATGAACGACGCCAAAAAAGCGAACGGTTTGCTGGTGATGTTCTCCTGCAATACCTGTCCATATGTGGTGCGCAACCAGGACCGTACCCGCGCGATCTGCCAGTTCGCGCAGAAGAACAACGTGGGCGTCATCCTCATCAACTCCAATGAAGCGGCCCGCACCGGCGGCGACTCCTACGAAGCGATGCAAACCTACGCCCGCCAGCAGTCTTACAACTGGCTGTACGTCGTGGATAAGGATAACCAGGTGGCCGACGCCTTCAACGCCGACCGCACGCCGGAATGCTATCTGTTCGACAAAAGCGGCACCCTCGTTTACAAGGGCGCGATCGATGACAATCCCGGCAACGCAAGTGGCGTGAAAGACAAATACCTCCACGCCGCCATCCAGGCCATGGTAACTGGCAAACCCATCCCAAACCCGTCTACCGCTTCCGTGGGTTGTGGCATCAAACGGAAAATGTAA
- the ggt gene encoding gamma-glutamyltransferase yields MRSFLFPLLLLLALTSAAQQVDPYHYSSRKYMEAKRFAVSSAHPLASGAGAQIMREGGNAVDAAIAVQLALAVVYPQAGNLGGGGFMVARMADGRSVTIDYREKAPGRSHRDMYLDSAGNPVTARSLEGHLAAGVPGTVAGLVASQAYGRLPLSKLIAPAIVLAEKGFAITEQEAHGLNRLRDMFIRLNTQPNAFVKDTPWKTGDTLIQQDLANTLRRIAKKGGKGFYSGETARLVAAEMRRGGGIITETDMAAYKAVVRQPLEFMFRGYTVITMPLPSSGGIGLQQMLGMVEDFPLEKTGFHSPEAVQRMIEAERRAYADRAEYLGDPDFVKVPVAQLTDKKYLQERIADYVAGKPSPSKSIKAGGPFESTETTHLSVVDAEGNAVSVTTTLNGSYGSKVVVGGAGFLLNNEMDDFSVKPGAPNLYGLIGTEANAIAPGKRMLSCMTPTIVLKNGKPYMVTGTPGGSTIITSLFQTLVNDIVFGMDAKSNVNAPKFHHQWWPEDVRIEKEFPAATKAALEKMGYPVKVGSPWSRTELIRIVDGKIEAVGDWRGDDSVAGE; encoded by the coding sequence ATGCGCTCCTTTTTGTTCCCCCTGCTGCTGTTGCTGGCGCTTACTTCCGCGGCACAGCAGGTTGATCCCTACCATTATTCCAGTCGTAAATATATGGAAGCGAAGCGCTTCGCGGTATCGTCAGCCCATCCGCTGGCGAGCGGGGCGGGCGCGCAGATCATGCGGGAGGGGGGCAACGCGGTGGATGCTGCGATTGCGGTACAGCTGGCGCTGGCGGTCGTTTATCCGCAGGCGGGGAACCTGGGCGGCGGGGGCTTTATGGTTGCGCGGATGGCCGATGGCCGGTCCGTCACCATCGACTACCGCGAGAAAGCCCCCGGCCGGTCGCACCGCGACATGTACCTGGATTCCGCCGGCAACCCGGTTACCGCCCGCTCGCTCGAAGGGCACCTGGCCGCGGGGGTCCCCGGCACGGTTGCGGGCCTCGTGGCATCACAGGCTTATGGCCGGCTCCCGCTGTCAAAGCTCATCGCTCCGGCCATCGTGCTGGCGGAAAAGGGGTTCGCCATCACCGAACAGGAAGCCCACGGCCTCAACCGGCTGCGCGACATGTTCATCCGCCTCAACACCCAACCCAATGCTTTCGTGAAAGACACACCCTGGAAAACGGGCGACACCCTCATCCAGCAAGACCTCGCCAACACCCTGCGCCGCATTGCGAAAAAAGGCGGCAAAGGATTCTATTCCGGCGAAACCGCGCGCCTCGTGGCCGCCGAGATGCGGCGCGGCGGGGGCATCATCACCGAAACAGATATGGCCGCTTACAAAGCTGTTGTCCGACAGCCGCTGGAATTCATGTTCCGGGGGTATACCGTCATCACCATGCCACTGCCCAGCAGCGGCGGCATCGGGCTGCAGCAGATGCTCGGCATGGTCGAGGATTTTCCGCTGGAAAAAACCGGGTTTCATAGCCCGGAAGCCGTGCAACGCATGATCGAAGCCGAGCGCAGGGCGTACGCCGACCGGGCGGAATATCTCGGCGACCCCGATTTCGTGAAAGTGCCCGTAGCGCAACTCACCGATAAAAAATACCTGCAGGAAAGGATAGCGGATTATGTAGCAGGGAAACCTTCTCCCAGCAAAAGCATCAAAGCCGGCGGGCCATTTGAAAGCACGGAAACCACGCACCTCAGCGTGGTGGACGCCGAAGGCAATGCCGTATCCGTTACCACGACCCTCAACGGCAGCTACGGCAGCAAAGTGGTGGTTGGCGGCGCGGGGTTCCTGCTCAACAACGAAATGGACGACTTCTCCGTGAAGCCCGGCGCGCCCAACCTCTACGGCCTCATCGGCACGGAAGCCAACGCCATCGCGCCGGGGAAGCGCATGCTCAGTTGCATGACGCCCACCATCGTACTGAAAAACGGGAAGCCGTATATGGTGACCGGCACGCCCGGAGGGTCCACCATCATCACTTCGTTATTCCAGACGCTGGTCAACGATATCGTGTTCGGGATGGACGCCAAATCCAACGTCAACGCGCCCAAATTCCACCATCAATGGTGGCCGGAAGACGTGCGGATAGAAAAGGAGTTCCCCGCCGCCACGAAAGCAGCCCTGGAAAAGATGGGATACCCGGTGAAAGTGGGATCACCGTGGAGCCGTACCGAACTGATCCGCATTGTGGATGGGAAGATTGAAGCGGTGGGCGACTGGCGTGGCGACGACAGCGTTGCGGGAGAATAA
- a CDS encoding DUF1572 family protein, translating to MRLYLDSAKKRLLTYKELGEKTLRQLNDRQIHWQPTGQPNNIYIIVKHMSGNMLSRFTDFLTSDGEKPWRQRDAEFIDDAPEATMADLLDIWNKGWECLITAIDGLEEADLGKTVYIRTEPHTVIDALNRQLAHYPYHVGQIVYLGKIMRAEGWESLSIPVGQSQQFNDAKAAGK from the coding sequence ATGCGACTTTACCTGGACAGTGCGAAGAAACGGTTGCTCACTTACAAAGAGCTCGGCGAGAAAACCCTCCGCCAGCTCAACGACCGGCAGATACACTGGCAGCCTACGGGCCAGCCCAACAACATTTACATCATCGTAAAACATATGAGCGGCAATATGCTGTCGCGCTTCACGGATTTCCTCACCAGCGACGGCGAAAAGCCCTGGCGCCAGCGCGACGCCGAGTTCATCGACGATGCGCCGGAGGCCACGATGGCCGACCTGCTGGACATATGGAACAAGGGATGGGAATGCCTCATCACCGCCATCGACGGCCTCGAAGAAGCGGATCTCGGTAAAACCGTTTACATCCGTACCGAGCCTCATACCGTGATAGACGCCCTCAACCGGCAGCTCGCCCACTACCCTTACCATGTCGGCCAGATCGTGTATCTCGGAAAGATCATGCGGGCAGAAGGATGGGAAAGCCTTTCCATCCCCGTGGGGCAATCGCAGCAGTTCAACGACGCAAAAGCGGCAGGCAAATGA
- a CDS encoding LptE family protein, giving the protein MSRYIALLAGIALWAGIGGCTIKYSANGATIDPEAKTVLVRYIENRAPQNNPQLSQNVTEKLRQKILAQTRLTQTNDQTADYEFRGTITGYSVSNSAVTDIDKPASARLTITVNVTFVKRIGDKKGFTNQSFSRSADFNASRTINEAEPQLIAEIVPNLVDDIFNRAFANW; this is encoded by the coding sequence ATGTCCAGATACATCGCCCTGCTGGCTGGCATCGCCCTGTGGGCCGGCATCGGAGGCTGCACGATCAAATATTCCGCCAATGGCGCCACCATCGATCCGGAAGCTAAAACCGTGCTGGTGCGCTATATCGAGAACCGTGCGCCGCAGAATAACCCGCAGCTGAGCCAGAATGTCACCGAGAAGCTCCGGCAGAAAATCCTCGCGCAAACACGCCTTACCCAAACCAACGACCAAACGGCCGACTATGAGTTCCGCGGCACCATCACGGGTTATTCCGTGTCCAACTCCGCCGTTACGGATATCGACAAACCGGCGAGCGCCCGTCTGACCATCACTGTGAACGTTACTTTCGTAAAACGAATCGGCGACAAAAAAGGCTTTACCAACCAGTCTTTCTCCCGTTCGGCCGACTTCAACGCATCCCGGACGATCAACGAGGCGGAGCCCCAGCTGATCGCGGAAATCGTTCCCAACCTGGTGGATGATATCTTTAACCGGGCGTTTGCGAACTGGTAG